The DNA region CATGAATGTTGTCTTAGGTGCATAAATACGAtccatcttaatctggttgtacTCTAAATATGCATTCATGAAACTCATTTTTTTATAACTCGGATATCCATCAATTAGGCGATCTATGTTGGGGAGAGGATATGGACCTTTGGGACATGCAACATTGAGGTTAGTGAAATCAATGCACATATGTCACTTGTTTGATGCCTTTCTCACAAAGACCACATTAGATAACCAGGAAGTGTATTTGAGCTTTGTTATGTAATTAGTGTTTGTTAACTTCTGAACTTATTCACCAATGGTTGCTCTCTTCTCCTCTCCAACCTTGTGCTTCCTTTGAGACACCAACTTGATTAAAGGTCTATGGCGAGGCGATGCCATATCATTATGGTATCTATGTCAGGTGTACTCAAGGGCGTCCAGGAAAACATGTTGATGTTCTTCCTGAGTATGAAGATCAAATCTTATTCTACGTACATAACTTTTCTATGACATACTCGTCGCTTGGGTCTGAGAGGTACTCATCTGCCTCTACGTACACAACTTTTTATTTTTCATGATACTTATTTGTTCTGGATTTTCCAGCCCTCAAGTGTTCGACCTGGCAAACCCAGTATGTCATTTGTGCCATGTCTCTCAGGTACTGAGTATCTAacttcttcctaatggaataatctagGCCACCTGCAGCCATTTTGATTAGTTCGTGTTCAAGGACTTGTGTATAGCATTTTGCTTTAAGAAGTCTAAACCTGTTTAGATAATCATCAATCGATTCAGGGACTTTTTGCCTAACACTAGCCAACTCCTTCAAACTTATTTTTGACTGacccatgtaaaattgttcatggaacagtCTCTCCAACTGATCCATGTTTGAGCAAAGTGTGGAGGAAGTGTGGTGAACTAAGTGAAGGTGTTCTTTGTAAGAGAACTCGAAAATActtcattttcaaattttcattgTTCACAATGTCATCAGCTTTAGTTTGGTACCTGGTGACATGTTCGATTGTCGACTCACTAGTGTCGTCGACGAAGTTAGTAAATTTGGAGACTTTCGAACCTCCGGGTAACTTTGTTTATCAAATGTACTCTAACAAAGGGGATATAAAGTTAGGTCTGTTGAGTCCCACATTGAGGCCATTCTAGGTCAGAATCTGTTTGACCATATTGGCTATGTTGTTATATcctccaaaattattttattgGATATTTCAAAGAATCTGATCAGCATCTTGCCTGAACCATCAAAGGTCTGGGATTACGCTGGCATGCATGTTCTTTTTCTTCCCTATTTGGGATTGGTTCTGGTCGAAATCCTTGATTTTAGCCTACATTTTCATGGATCGTCCCGTTTTCAGGGTGTCAAAATCCGTTGACATACTGCATCTTCAACCGTTGATCCGACTGTTTGTTCTACTTCATTCTGGGGATTGTTATGTGTACTAGTGTTAGCTACAAAAGGACTCGTCATATTTTATAAAGACTTTCCACTTCTTAAACGCATACAAAGTATCTAGAACAATTCATGAACATAAAATAAGTTTATAAAAGTAACTTATGAGGATCTATAAAAGACAAGAGTTTAACACATGTTCCACTaggcgtgccaatttgtttactgTAAAATTTGGTAAAAAATTGTTAGCCTCTTATTAAAGGTTATGTACAAGATCAACTAGAGAATCCTAGGACATAGTGCTATAGACTCTGATTTATAATTTTAGTAGAAATGCAATTGATTTCAACTTGGTCGAAATAGTTATAAAATGGTGTGAAAACGTTATTTTTCGACAGTAATAAAAGACAAAGATTTTGTAAAACAAATGTAAAGTAACAATGCAGTTAACGACAAGATAAAGGTAATTGGATAAAAAATCATAAACTAGAATAAAAACTTTGCATTTAGATGAAAGATGGTGTTTCAGGATTCATGCATTCTCTCAGTGAACTCTTTTCTCTAACGCTGGTACTTTGAGTATTTGTGAGATTTTGTGATGAAATTATTGAACAACCTGAATCCTAACACTAAAATCCCTATTTATGCAAGTGTAAAATAATTGTCTCCTAACGTTCACTTCTTCGGTCTTCGCCACGTAGACCCTTGCATGCACTTTGCTTATGAATTCTCTCCACGTGTCCTTCAGGATGAGACTGAGAAGCAGTTATTTATTTTGAAACAAAACGTCCCTCGCGCCCAACTAACCACTGATTCGACGCGCTTCCTTGACGTCGTCGAAAATACCTTCGTCGAAATGTCTTCCAGAATCATTCctttttcctgaaaaaaaaaatACTAAATATCAATTTCTTCTACTCTTGAGATTTCGACAATATACACGTCAGCAAAAATCTAATTGACCTTAATTTTTTTCAATCCATAACTTGTACCGAGTGTTTTTAGCCCTTATCGAAAAATCTAACTAAcaattaattttaaataaaaattaatttaataataatatataGTATAGTCTctaaattattaattaaaaaatatctttttatataaTTTTACCAAACAATTCAGATAACTTATAAGTATCTATAATCGGCTATCAATTACTACTAGTTATCCATAAACTAGACcgaaagaagaagaaaaaatatgcacacaaaaaaaaACACTCTGTCCTATCTTACGTGTACGTGAAAACTAAAAAACATGCACCACAAGTAAAGTGGCATGCGTGGAGGCTGAAGAATCAAAATGTGATTATTGTGAGGTCCTTATTTTCTCCTTTTCCTTTCTTCCATAACCTCACTTTCTTTCATTTTTCTCCTTGCCTACGCTTTCTGGGACCCAAAAAACAGACTGAAAGAAACATTGACAGAAACCCAAATTTATCGTATTGACTCATTGAGTCAATACAGAGCCACCTCTGTCTTTTCCTTTACCTCAACGAATAATCCTATCAATCATCAACCCTACAATTTATCTATCTAATTATTAATTTTTCACTCCATTCTTAGCTATTATCTGATCACAATGAATGGCCATTACCATCTTACCACGTTCCAACTCATATTAATTGAAATTGATGGCTCCATGTTATGAATGTTTATCACATAAATTCATATTTTTTATTCAATATTTATGGACTGCACGCATGAGCAATGCATCAACTCGTTTTTTTAATATCACAATCTATAACCGTGCACTCCAAGCTACAAAGAGTTTTTCAAAAAAACATACTAGTATATGGTAAATAAAACATATTAAATGAAAACCTTAAAAATTGAAAGAACATTTTAAAAGATTCTCCAATCCAATAATGCAGAAGGGTGTGTTTGTGTGTGTCATAGCATTAATGTAAAAGACGACAAGATACTCCACCACCTTGTTGGAAGCTAACAAGAAACTTTCTAGACAAAGAAAGCAACTCAAGAGATAGTGAAATAAGTTAACCCTTTCCCCAAGTTACCACCATTGCTACCAAAGCATGACAAATTTAAGCGTGCCCTCTAAGCCCTCCATTCTTATTCATTTAATTCTATACTTATAAATAAAAACATATCTTCATTAAATTTCCACAAATACTCACCCTTTTCTCTTTTTTCATATCAccatcataatcatcatcatcatggaTCATAGACTTTGTGTGGATGAAGAAGGAGAAGGAAGCATTCATCTAGAAGTTGGTGAACTTAGGAGGCTAAGCGAGACAACGAGCAAAACCGCCACAATGTTCGAGCCTCGCCGTGGCCTTAGCAGTATAGAAAAGAGAGATAGTTGGGAGGCTGATCAAGAAAATTCTAATAATGAATGTTTGACATCGGTTAGAGCACCAGAAAAGAAACTTACTTTATTCGCCCTGCGCCTCGCCGTGCTTGAAAAAGCAGCAACTGGTTTGGGAACTCTTGGTTTTATATGGGCCACTGTTGTACTTCTCGGCGGTTTTGCTATTACTTTAGATAAAACAGACTTTTGGTTCATCACAATCATACTCTTGATTGAAGGAACGAGGATTTTCAGCAGGAGTCATGAGCTTGAATGGCAGCATCAAGCTACATGGTCTATTACCGAGTCAGGAATCTATAGTTTCAAGATGCTTAGAACGAGTTCGAATTTAATTCTTAAAAGTATAAAGAATCTTTGCAGGCCTATTAATGAGGCTGTAAAGAAACACAGGAGAGACACGGTGGAGGCTAATGTAGTTACGCCGAGGTCTTCGGATAACAGAAACACAAGGACAATGACTCGCACATGGATTAGTTCAGATGTTCCACTTTTACCTTATGCTAAATGGTTTTTCCTTTCAAGGCATATCAGCAAGGTTCTGTATTGGCTTCAGCTTCTTTCTGCAACAGCTTGCGTGGTTCTGTCTTCGACGAAGCTCATCCAACATAATTACGGAGAGATTGCTAAGGGGGATACGGATAAGAGGAATCGCGcgtctgctctcaacatcttttaTGCATTGGCTCTTGCAGAAGCTTTGTTGTTCTTAACTGAAAAGGCTTATTGGGAGTGGAAAATAAGTTACTGTGAACTATTGGATGAGGTTAACAAAGAGTGTGAGTTGGGGCCATCAGGGATGGTTTCTATTCGGAGATTCTTTTATGATGCTTATTCGAGGTGTGTCAATGGAAGCATATTTGATGGATTGAAAATGGACATGGTTTCTTTTGCTATGGATCTATTGGCCTCAAACTCGCCTGATGAGAAGCTCATTGGAGCAAGAATTATTCGGCAATTCGCAAATAGTGAGAGGTTTTCCGACGATACGCTTCAAAAGATTGGAATTTCTATATCATTGGTGGAGAGACTAGTTGAGATGTTGAATTGGACAGATCACAAGGAAGAAGAACTCAGGCTGTCGGCTGCCGAGATTTTATCGAAACTAGCAGGTAAGAAGCAGAACTCACTACGGATAGCCGGGATACCGGGAGCTATGGAATCAATATCATCCCTCCTACAAACTAGCAGAAATTGTATGCATGCTGCTGATGAAGTAGGAGAAAAGAAACTCATATTTGATCACCCTAGTTACGGATTCTGGAAATTTAACCATCTAGGACTTCTCATTCTGAAAAAACTCGCGCACGATCATGACAACTGTGGAAAGATTGGAAATACAAGAGGCCTACTTCCAAAGATTGTAGATTTCACACACGCCAAAGAAAGCCTGCTGAAGAACGAAAATGTTACTCCGTCCCAAATACAAACCGTGAAGAGATCTCTGCAGCTGGTGAAGATGCTGGCTAGCACAACAGGAACCTATGGAAAACATCTCAGAAAAGAGATTTCAGAGGTAGTTTTCACAATAAGCAATATCAGAGACATTTTAAGACATGGTGAGAAACATCCCTTGCTACAGAAACTGAGCATAGAAATTTTAACACGTCTCGCGTTGGAAGAGGAAGCAACGGAGAGGATTGGAGGTACAGGTGGAGTGCTCAGAGAATTGTTCAACATTTTTTTCAGACAAAGCATACCTGATAATCAGAAAGATGTAACAACGGTTGCTGGCGAGGCCTTAGCAATGCTAGCGCTAGAAAGCAAGTGCAACTGTCATCAGATTTTGAAGTTGAAAGTGCTGGGAAGGCTTGTAGAAGCATTGAAAATTCCGCTGATTCGTGTCAGTGCCGCTAGAATTCTAAGAAATTTATGCAATTACAGTGAATGTTTCGACCAGCTAAAGGGAATCACAGCAGCAGCCCCTACAGTAAGTGTTATTTTGATTTATCATATAAGTGCTTATTTATAGGCTTTTTTTATAACAAAAGTTTAAATAAAACTATTCTGGAGAGCTTATGAAAGTTAGCTGAAAACAACCCGTAGACACGAAGAAGCTCTTCTCATAACCTGCGTTGAACAATCTAACAAATACTTATGTCACTAGCTAaaattaaaataagtcaatccaGTAAAATTTAGACCAATGGTTATAAAATAATTGATCAATCTGTGATAATTCCTCAACCTTGCAGGTACTTCAGGCAATCATGTTACAAGAGAACAAGCTACAAGAAGTGATGGTTGGGCTAGCAGCAAATGTTTTCACATTCATGTCTTCTTCTGAATCAAGATATGTATTTCAAGAAGCTGGAATCACTGAAGCTGAATTGGCCAAAAAACTAGTCCAAATTCTCAAGAAACATCAGTATCCAGCAACAAAGGTCCCAAGAATTAGGAGGTTTGTGATTGAGCTGGCTATTTGGATGATGAAAGACAAAAAagaaaatataaataattttaaGGATTTTCAAATGGAAGAGGTGTTGGAAGATGTATTAGAGACCACATCAGAACTCGAAAGCTTTAATGTTTTCTCTGGTACAGTCGGTCTGAATCGGCACAATCTAACAATTCACTCACTGGTTGAGACAGCTTTGAAGTTGCTGGAAGACAAGTAAAAATATAAAACACAGTACATTATTGCAAGATCAATAATCCATGTTGTTGATTAAGAGCAATCACTGTAATAATGTACCTGTATTGTACATATCTGTGTGTAATTTTCAAGGGCAAGATAGAGCTATAGCCTTATTCAGTAatttattcattaatttatttctTTTACGATTCAATGttattatttgaattaaattaaaCATAGTTTTCATCTATCTAAACCTACTATTATAATTCTCAAATAGATAAAACAGACACATTCGAACGGAACCAACACATAAGTGTCAAAAATAGTCGAATCATAGATTCTCCCTGCATGCTGGTATCACTCCCTATTTGCGACTTAATTACAATCGATAAAAAATTTGTGGACTCCCAATCAACATTTAGGAAATCACTTTCGAGACCACTCCTGCACCAACTGTCCGGCCTCCTTCTCTCAAAGCGAATCTTTGTCCTGTTAATAATTAAATGACTGTCGTAAGATTATACTGTTGAATATGGTCATGCACAAATTTTTTTGAATATATGAAATCAAATAGTATTTATGTGATCCATCATAAATAATGCTTACCAAGTTCAAGAGGAACAGGTAATATCAGCTCAAACGTTGCGGTCACATTATCACCAGGCATAACCATCTTGACGTTTTCAGGTAATTGCACTTTTCCAGTAATGTCCGCAGTCCTCAGGTAAAACTGAGGCATATAGTTAGAGAAAAATGCAGTATGTCGGCCACCTTCATCTTTTGAGAGGACATAAATCTCCGCTTCAAACTTCTTATAAGTTTTCAATGCGCCAGGCTTCGTGATAACCtgtaattgatttttttttactTGTTAGTTGCTACTTTTTCTTTTTGTCTTTGAATCAAAAACAGTTTTACTCACCATTCCGCGCTGTACATCGTCTCGCTTAAGACCTCGTAGAAGAAGTCCTACATTATCACCAGCCTAGAAATGTACACATATTGTTCAATTATCTACTAATCCAAACCGCGAGGAAAACAAAGTAGAAGATACGAAGAGTTATATGATTTTACTCACTTGCCCTCTATCCAAAATTTTCTTGAACATTTCCACACCAGTTACAGTAGTCTTCACAGGTGGACCCTATACACAAAAGACCGATAAATACAAAAACATAAACCACAAAGCAAAATTACCTATAGGCCATTAATTTTCTGTGTACCTGTGTTAGTCCTAATATTTCAACCTCTTCACCTACTTTGATAGTGCCTTGTTCAACACGACCAGTGACAACAGTTCCACGCCCCTTCGCACAAACCGAAGATGGTGAAAAGAACATCCGGAGAGTGAATACAGAACAGAATATGGCACTGCATCATGAATGAGAATAATTGTGTTTATGGTATGGCATATTTCTACTTACCTGAATAGAGAAAACATCTTCAATTGGCATTAAAAAAGGCTTGTCAAGCTGCCGGACGGGATCAGAAATGTATTCATCGACAGCATCCATTAGTTTCAAGATAGCTTTCTTTCCAAGTTCTTCGTTAGTCCCTTGCAATGCAGACAGAGCCGAACCTCTCACAATTGGGATCTCATCCCCAGGAAATTTAAAGAAATTAAGTAGTTCTGCAAAAAAGTTGTTTGTAAAAGGTTTACACATACATTAGCAAAAAGTGTTAGATTTTTTTATTCTTCTCATTCAATTATGAGATAACAACTTTATACCACGAAGTTCCATTTCGACAAGTTCAAGTAACTCCGGATCATCAACGGTATCTACTTTATTTAGAAAGCAGACCAGTGATGGCACACCAACCTGCAAAGACACGTGTATGGTCTTAGTATGCTTTTGGCTAGTTCGCCAAATTTTTCTTTCGCATCTTAACAAAAATGATCTGCAAACCTGACGAGCGAGGAGTATATGCTCCTTGGTTTGAGGCATTGGACCATCTGGAGCAGAAACCACAAGGATTCCACCATCCATTTGTGCAGCTCCAGTTATCATATTCTGTAATTTCGCCAAACGAAATAAGAATAATGGCACGATTCAGGAGGTTTAACCACACGCAAGTTTCAGGAGCAGTAAGTAGAGTCACAATGTATACCTCAAATCAAAATAATAGTATGTCTCCAACTAGAGCACTATATGATTGACGAAGAAGGTTACCTTAACATAGTCTGCATGTCCAGGGCAATCAACATGAGCATAATGCCTCTTTGCTGTCTCATATTCAACATGAGCCTGCAAAATCAACAAGGTAAGACCTATAGTTAGGTCAAGAGTAAGTTTAACAAAATTCAACACTTGAAAATCTCACAAGATGCATGATTTGAGTATGGACTACGTCTTACTGTGGCAATAGTAATTCCTCTTTTCTTCTCCTCAGGAGCTTTGTCTATTTCATCAAAAGCAATGGCCTTGGCTTTACCTTCATCAGCTAGTACCTGTTCCACATAATCAATCAATTCACTTGTACAGTAAGGTTATCAAGTACAAAACATAAACCGAATCCCACAACTTTAATGCCAAAATGTAATATAAATTAGAATTCCTCCCCACTATGAAAGTATCATATAAAATATGTTGAAATCAAGCCTCAAACCTTTGTAATTGCAGCAGTTAGTGTGGTTTTCCCATGATCTACATGGCCAATTGTGCCAACATTTAGATGAGGTTTTCTGCAAAAGAGAACAGGATAAAATAAAAGTGATAGTTTGTAACTACATGCATACCAACACATGTTAGACACCGGATACACTTTCAAATTGAAATATTGCTATTATATAATAATGCATAAATTCATGCGCATGGTTGCATGCAAATAAGTTATAAGAGCATGCAACGCAAGCAATGTAGGTAGGTTATGTATTAAGAAATGAGAAAATGAAAGGAGGGTTTAATCATTTGTTACGTTCTTGTGAAAGTGGCCATAGATCTGTGGAGAGAAGCAAGAGGAGATGCAACATTGTTGTTGGTGGAAGAAGATATGAAATGGAAAGATAGGAGGAGGCGTTTTCTGAAGAAAGTAAGGGAAGCCATTGGAAGAATGTTAGAAATGGAAGGAATGAAGAatagagagaaagagaggaaGTGAAGTGATCGTTGTTGAGTGAGTGTGTTTGTGTGAAGAGTCGCAGGTTGTTGGTTCAATGATCTGGTTGGCGCTGTGATTAAGTGACACGTTATGAACTGAATCCGCACAAATATACAACGTTAAATCAAGTCACAATATCAGATACTATATATTCACTCACCTTGGCAGTTGCCACATTCATGCATTTctaattaattttatatattattatttttaaattattatatTTCATTCATTGACAATATActaataattaataatattaattttgtaaaatcGTCATGTCTTTTAACAATTTTATTGTAGTTTTTAATATGTGTATAGAAAATTTAAATTAGAGTTATTGTTCGTTTTTATCTTCTTTCTTTTTAATACTTCCTATTTGACGGATACCATATATTTTACCTTCTTCGATCTTAAAATCAGATGGGCCAACAATAGCCTTCTTAATAACAATCTTTCTCATACTTCTGAGATTTAAATGCTCAAGTCTTCCGTGCCACAATTCAGTTTCTTCGTTTTTGGAAATTAAACAAGATTGAGGCTGATTCTTATCAGAATTGGACCACATGTAGTTGTTGTCTGTAGATTTGAATCCCTTCATCATCAGGTGAG from Lathyrus oleraceus cultivar Zhongwan6 chromosome 1, CAAS_Psat_ZW6_1.0, whole genome shotgun sequence includes:
- the LOC127078748 gene encoding uncharacterized protein LOC127078748, with amino-acid sequence MDHRLCVDEEGEGSIHLEVGELRRLSETTSKTATMFEPRRGLSSIEKRDSWEADQENSNNECLTSVRAPEKKLTLFALRLAVLEKAATGLGTLGFIWATVVLLGGFAITLDKTDFWFITIILLIEGTRIFSRSHELEWQHQATWSITESGIYSFKMLRTSSNLILKSIKNLCRPINEAVKKHRRDTVEANVVTPRSSDNRNTRTMTRTWISSDVPLLPYAKWFFLSRHISKVLYWLQLLSATACVVLSSTKLIQHNYGEIAKGDTDKRNRASALNIFYALALAEALLFLTEKAYWEWKISYCELLDEVNKECELGPSGMVSIRRFFYDAYSRCVNGSIFDGLKMDMVSFAMDLLASNSPDEKLIGARIIRQFANSERFSDDTLQKIGISISLVERLVEMLNWTDHKEEELRLSAAEILSKLAGKKQNSLRIAGIPGAMESISSLLQTSRNCMHAADEVGEKKLIFDHPSYGFWKFNHLGLLILKKLAHDHDNCGKIGNTRGLLPKIVDFTHAKESLLKNENVTPSQIQTVKRSLQLVKMLASTTGTYGKHLRKEISEVVFTISNIRDILRHGEKHPLLQKLSIEILTRLALEEEATERIGGTGGVLRELFNIFFRQSIPDNQKDVTTVAGEALAMLALESKCNCHQILKLKVLGRLVEALKIPLIRVSAARILRNLCNYSECFDQLKGITAAAPTVLQAIMLQENKLQEVMVGLAANVFTFMSSSESRYVFQEAGITEAELAKKLVQILKKHQYPATKVPRIRRFVIELAIWMMKDKKENINNFKDFQMEEVLEDVLETTSELESFNVFSGTVGLNRHNLTIHSLVETALKLLEDK
- the LOC127078771 gene encoding elongation factor Tu, mitochondrial, whose protein sequence is MASLTFFRKRLLLSFHFISSSTNNNVASPLASLHRSMATFTRTKPHLNVGTIGHVDHGKTTLTAAITKVLADEGKAKAIAFDEIDKAPEEKKRGITIATAHVEYETAKRHYAHVDCPGHADYVKNMITGAAQMDGGILVVSAPDGPMPQTKEHILLARQVGVPSLVCFLNKVDTVDDPELLELVEMELRELLNFFKFPGDEIPIVRGSALSALQGTNEELGKKAILKLMDAVDEYISDPVRQLDKPFLMPIEDVFSIQGRGTVVTGRVEQGTIKVGEEVEILGLTQGPPVKTTVTGVEMFKKILDRGQAGDNVGLLLRGLKRDDVQRGMVITKPGALKTYKKFEAEIYVLSKDEGGRHTAFFSNYMPQFYLRTADITGKVQLPENVKMVMPGDNVTATFELILPVPLELGQRFALREGGRTVGAGVVSKVIS